The following are encoded in a window of Fusarium falciforme chromosome 11, complete sequence genomic DNA:
- a CDS encoding NmrA domain-containing protein, with protein sequence MAILAVAGGTGDVGRTLVEELVQSGKHKVIVLCRKTPAAAISGAEYAETDYDDIEGTAKMLDSNMVDTVISALTIVGPSAQAQLNLIAAADKSSTTHRFIPSEYAGYVPKGDEAALSNPMTSPLVHAAEALDKSSLKYTRIAIGMFMDYMGLPHIPSHLRNFPWAFDFPSRRAVVSGTGNELITMTYSKDLARFVARLVDEDEWPEYSFISGSDVTQNQIVAIAEKAIGDKLAVTYDTLEELKAGKATVLFPDEESYGGMDTMGMMAMLGASIVEGEMQLPKEGRLNDRFPEVQTTSIDDLITRTWTGK encoded by the exons ATGGCCATCCTTGCAGTTGCTGGTGGGACAGGTGATGTTGGTCGAACACtcgtcgaggaacttgtCCAGTCGGGCAAGCATAAAGTCATTGTGCTCTGCAGAAAG ACTCCCGCGGCAGCCATCTCAGGTGCAGAGTACGCCGAGACCGATTATGACGATATCGAGGGCACGGCAAAGATGTTGGATAGTAACATGGTTGACACGGTCATTTCTGCCCTGACTATCGTGGGTCCCAGTGCCCAGGCCCAACTCAACCTGATTGCGGCGGCCGACAAGTCCTCCACAACTCACAGATTTATCCCCAGCGAATACGCAGGCTACGTGCCCAAGGG AGATGAAGCCGCCTTGAGCAACCCTATGACTAGTCCACTAGTTCATGCCGCGGAGGCACTCGATAAGTCGAGTCTCAAGTACACCCGTATCGCAATCGGAATGTTTATGGACTACATGGGACTCCCTCATATCCCCAGCCACCTTCGAAACTTCCCATGGGCATTCGACTTCCCATCACGCCGTGCTGTCGTTTCAGGAACGGGTAACGAACTCATCACCATGACCTACTCGAAGGACCTCGCACGTTTCGTGGCTCGTCTCGTCGACGAAGATGAATGGCCTGAGTACAGCTTTATTAGTGGCTCCGACGTTACTCAAAACCAGATCGTGGCTATCGCGGAGAAGGCCATTGGCGATAAACTAGCCGTGACCTATGACACCCTGGAGGAGCTTAAAGCGGGAAAGGCCACTGTGCTATTCCCAGATGAAGAGTCCTACGGGGGTATGGATACTATGGGAATGATGGCTATGCTAGGAGCTTCCATAGTCGAGGGAGAGATGCAACTTCCAAA